In Zingiber officinale cultivar Zhangliang chromosome 9B, Zo_v1.1, whole genome shotgun sequence, the genomic window TCTTAGGATCATGCCTTATTACGAGGTAAGTTAATTTCTGCAGCATCTCTGGTGGAGCGGACTGCCCAACCAGTGAAACTAAAATCAAGAAGAAATAGACAAGCAACAAATAGTTAGTGAAATATAAAACTATGAAGCATGAGCAGAAATTacaggaaaaaaaatcaaaggaagggAAAATGCCAGGTTATCATATGATATACTATGTGCTGCATCATGTCCTGTTGTATTGCCTTGGAAGATTGCCAAAACCAATACGTTTCAATATTAAACTGCTGTAGATAATTCAGATTCATACTAAGGGGCATATGTGAGCACAGAAAGAAATGCTGGCTGAAATAGTTTTGGAACAACATTGCAATTAGAAAGGCAAACCTGCATTCTCCCAGACAGTTCCTGACCAATTCGTAATTGTATATATTGCAAGAATGATAGCTCCAGAAGGGTCAATCCACCAGTAGTATTTATCACCAAGAATAGCAGCAGTCAAGCCAAGAACATTGGTGACGACATCAAAATAATGGTCCTGGATATCATTCAACAAGCCATTAGAATCAGCATAATGTTAATGTATGATGTCAACGGAATCAAATGCGAAACCATGAAGTTTACATAATCAGAAGTAGAACCTTAGCATAGGCACGGACAATATTGTTTCCTGAGGTTCTGCAGTAAAGCCACAAAGCTAGCTTTATGAATGTGGCTGTCAACATGATTGAGTATAGCCATATCAATTGTGTTGAGGTCATCTTTTCGGAGGGTGTATTTTCAATCAAACGCTCAAGAGCTTGAACAAAAACCTGAAATCCTGATGAAAAGAGTATATGTGTGAATATGACACTGTGAAGTTATACAGAAAAAAAGGATGATAATTTGTCTTCAGCTTGTAGCAAATAGCAACCAAATAAGATCTGAAAATATATTTCATTGCAACAGAAGCATGCAAGGAAATCAAATCCACCAGTCAAATTAAACCTTTAAACAAGTTTAAAAGCACAAGAATGTTACGAAGTCACAACACAAGCAATATTTCAGAAAATATGTACCTAGAGTAGCCATAACTGCAGCAAATATGATAATTCCAACTGGCTGAACACGCAACTTGCCAATAGGATACTTGTATATGTTTATGCTTTTCATTGACAAATGTGTAAACCAGAGGATTCCACCAGCCATAAGATCCAGTAACGAATCAAGTGTTGATGCAGCAATAGCTATTGAACCACTTCGTATAGTAGCATAAATCTACAGTCAAAATCCACCTCAATTTTAGCTTAGGTATATGAAACTGACCAATATACACTACCATCGAAAATTTTCTTAGTCAATGGGTCCTGGTAATACTAACTTATAGCCCTGGTAAGACAAAActataactttcctttttctaCAAGTTCAACAACAGCAAAGATTCAGACTACAAAGATCAACACCTTTAGTGCCAAGAGAGCAATGTTTGCATAGTTAGATATCTTTATGGCAAATTCACTCTGTGCTTGCTCTTCAAGATCTTTATCCTCGTCAATGGTTTTTGTATGCAAGGAGTCAACTTCCTCAAAGGATCTCAGGGTTGCAAATTGTTTCTCGTAGTATTCTTTTTCCCCTGATATTCAAAATGAGATGATGGTTAGTATAAGCATTCAATCGCATAACACAAAAATTTGTTCTACGTTCACAGCTTCTATTATCCATTCTGAGGAAAAAGAGTGGAACTCTCAGCATAAAGTAAGATATAGTTGGACATCTTGTTACTATGAATATGCAAATAGGTACGATTCGAAGCCAATAAGACACAAAAAGCATGTTGTAGGTGTAAGGAACATTGGTAGGTGATCAGCATGCTAATCTACACAACAATTTGACAGACAACAACAAGAAAAAACTGTAAAAATATATACTTGAATTAGATCATTATTAATTATAAAGAAAGCTAAAAAAAATAGCAGACTTGTTGCTAAAGTAATGGTTTTCTTTTCCCCTTTAAGACCAGATATTCTACGGGCAGAAAGGGGCAAAAGCGATTTTTAGCCTTTTTCCATCAACGTCATCCGCAGGCAAAAAGCTTGCACTGATCTTCAAAAAGGagcaaaaaaaaacaaatagaaaaactagaTAGATTTAGAAGGTACACGAGGAAACGAACAGACCAAAGAAAACTAAGATAATAAGCGCCAAGCAACTTCAAAAATCAGCGTTTTTATCGCAAATCTGAGAGGGCGGTATGTGGATGAGCAGACAGCGATAACCTTCAATGAGATCTCTGGTTTGGGAGACGTCGAGCGTGAAAGGCCTCTCCAAGTCGACGCCGCGCCTCACCTTATCCGGCAGCCTGGACACGAACTCGCCCCTCATTGAGGTCACCGAGTTCTTGCGCGGCATCCGGCCGGCGGGCCCCAAAAGCGGCGTCCTGACCTCCGCCGCTGCCCGATCGTTCTCTCCGCCCTCCATGCTCGCCTTCCGGCTTCCTCCTCCAGGGATTTCTCGGCTCTATCGCTCGCTGATTAATTTCCGATGGAGAAGGGAGACAGAATGGAAAGAACCGCAATTTATAAACTAAAAGAGGAACGAGGAGGAGAGAGGAAGGTGTCAATGACGCCGGTATTTATAACGGTTACAGCTCATCAAACGTAAACCGCACAGCCCCTGTCTCTTGTAATTGTCGTCAAGCTTGACATTTTCCCCCGAAAACATACGTCAAGCAATTCAAACTGAAagggagaatttttttttttttttttttttttttttttgcattttggTCCTCTAAAGTTTCTTGCTCAGGCGTGTTTCTTACGGCGGGGAGAgagatggaaaaaaaaaactgaaaataaaataaagaatgaATATCGATCCGGTGATGAGGAGGGACCCGTTTAGTAGGATGGTCAATGATATGGtagaggtcaaagttaagattGGTGAACGCTCTGGTATTATCGTCCGATCGTACAACCTCCTTTTCCGATTGGGAGGAAGAATCGCCGAGTCTGCTTGAAACATATGTTAGCACAGCTCGGTCATGTACCGAGCTTCTGGTGCTCACACAAACAAGGTATGCGCCGAGCGGTCAACCCACTCGGACTCACATCGGCAGACAGTGACGACCGAGCAGATTACATTCAGATCAACTTCGATCCGTTCTGCATAGCAGCGGAGTCCGGACAGTGGAATATTGGCCGAGCGACCATTCCGCTCGGCCCGAGGACAAGATCGCATGGACAACCGATAGCTGGCCGAGcgggtcttccgctcggcctgtAACAGATAAAAGAAAGATCAGAGGATATCCTTATGGGAACTTGTGCCGCCAACTAACGGCATGtttggcggcatggtcagacagaagatcgtacgacggaagcttccgctGTCTTGTCAGATATATGTTCGggttgttaaggtatggtgtcaaaatacttttctgacacgtctttTCAGAGTATACTTTGAGGAGTGTGTGCGCCTCGAGAAACATACATGCGCTCCCcgggagtcctatataaagaccctcaAGCTTCGACGACGGTATGCGAAATCACTACTGTAGCTACAATAACTTTGCCATTTTACTTCTTTGTTTTTTCTATATCGTTGGTGTTtgacttaagcatcggagggTCATCATCGGGGAATCCCTCTCCTGCTCAGTACTGACATTGCTGTGGTTATAGGTTTCACTGATGAGAAGTCCACCAATGATCAATAAGAGTATCACGCTCCTAATATTGCTGTGGTTATAAGTTTCACTGATGAGAAGTCCACCAATGATCAATAAAAGTATCACGCTCCTAATATCCATGGTCTCGACTCTTAGACAGAATGAAATATATTACTgaaagataattttctttttacaaaataGGCCTGAAGTTTCCGTTTTCATTTTCAATCGACAGAAAAGGTCAAACAGTTTAGTTTTTTATATATTAAAGGAGAGTGGCTGGAGTTCAAGATTTTAAATCTGATCCAATaatttttctgtttttttttttgggtccTTTTTAACTACCTGCAGAAAGAAGTGCAGGCACTGGTGCAACTTTATTATGAAAGGCATACGCACTGGTGCAACTTCATTATGAAAGGTACGGAAAATAATATTCTTCTAATTTAATCAGGAAGAAAAGTTAAAAGAAATTAAAGGGATTTTTTTAGTTGTTATGTAATTATAGTATTCATAGCGGTTATTTTATGaatattaaagaaatatcatttaattttttttaaaaaaattctgaataatttatcttaaaaaatttatatattgtAATAAATATGAGCAGCTACGAAATTctattactatatataaatatatagtaATTATGATCATAATTACTACAATACACTTAATCATTCAGGATTTAAGTAGGATGTGGACACTATTAAAGGATAGTTATATCATTCCATGTAGATGAAACAGtccttttaataaaattaatattatatataaaatactcTTTATTGTTAAATTAAGAAAACATATTTTAactctattaaaatcatttcaaaagtaTTATACCAATTATATAATAGTTATTTTGATAATCTAAACTTATTTTAATTTATGTATcagataaatttaaaatacaactcaTCCCTACTTTAAAAATCAACCTCTAATATATTCATCTCATTTGAAATTAAAACCTTAATCTTTTTATGAATGCTTTACTATTACACTACAGGTTGagatataaattatataatagttttgatgtgattttaattaagttaaaatattttttatcaacttCAAAAAAATTAacgaagtttaaaataaaataatttgatataaaggattcTATGTTAAGTCAGTTTATTTTTATCATGTCAGAGTAATTATTACATATCGTGTAACAATTATTATAGCTgtaattattaatatatatttttaaaaacaattttgatAATTAGGCACGCTCCTTTTTAAATAATTGttgcttcttttttttcttttgctactTTGGTTGAATAAGATGGAGGAAATACGTGCATAACttataaaagtaaaataaatttgatttaaatatttaaaaaatttagaacgTGTGGTTTGATAAATTACTTAAAATTAGCAAACTGACCCACTAAAATACGAAAGACACAAGTTCATTATCCAAAATAAGAACCAATGGAGTTAATTTTGACCTCGTGTTCTTGTTGTGTAGTATTTTGCCCATAAAATGAACTCGGAGGAGGGTAGTTTGACATTGCTGAAATGTTGATGGGCATTTCGTAAAATGGCTGCCATTAGTGATTgggaaaaatatttaactttgttAAAATAATGGGCACGAGATGCACGATTTTAAAAGGACGAGATCGCGACGCTTGAATAATTAGgcagttttttttaaaaagtgaaCTTAAAATTGAGGATTCTTCAATGGGTTAAATGCATTCCATTTTtaatacataaaatattaattttctcCTTTTTAAAATTTGTAAGGATACAAATATTAATATTTGAGATATATAAGAGTATTATTAGATTCGTcaaatttgttttttttcaaatataatttAACTGCGCATTCgagtatatttaaatttatttcaaaagaatttaacttaattttttaatatattttttcatgCATTAAAATAAAAGTGACAAATTAGGTCAGACCACCGTCGGCACAAATCAATCCAACTCAGCATGATATGAGTCTCTTAAATTTAGGTAGGACCATCCGTGATTTAAAAACGTTAGGGATAATAgtcattaaaaaatattaacaaaaaacaaataaatattcACTCTTATTAATGCGGTGGTAAAAGGagtcattaaatattaattaaatatgagAATAGCAGTGGATATGAAGATCAAAATTAAAACAGTCAAAGATTGAAAATTGTTAGATTATCAAAGTTGGACGAATGGATTTGAAGGGTCCAATTGGCTCGGAGGATCATTGGGACAGATCATTCATCTTGTCGGGATGATTATAGAAAGGATATTAGATGTTCATAATTATGATGACCCTATAAGGGCTAGTCTATCCGGACCATATGTCTGGTCACACGAGGAACAACTTATAGAGTTGAATGATCGTGAAGAAGAACAATCGAGATAGATCGGACAGGGAATCACGGTCGAGCGGGGCCCTCACTCGGCCAGAAAGTGGGACCCTTCACTTGGCTCATCGTTTCCTTCTGAGAGTCAGTGTTGCTAACAACAGAGCATAGTTAGCTGACAAATTGTACGATAAAAGTTTGCACTGTCATGTTAGAGATTTGTACGTTCTGTTAAGGAAAAGTGACAGAGACACTTTTCCAACATAGTTTTTTCACAGGACAGTTAGGAAAACGTGTACATATCTTGGGAAGCGTGCTTGTCGACTACTAGAGCACTATATAAAGAAGGGGGGATATGCACCGACAAAGGTATGCACCATTTGTATTTATACTTTTGTTGCTGTTATAGTTCTTTGCCGTCTTTCTACTATTtcaatgactgacttgagcatcaaaaGACCAACGTTGAGACCCCTTCCCCAGTCTGACACTGATCTTCTTGATTTTACATAGTAGAGCGAAGTCTTCATATAATCAACTGCGGAGTCATATCTCAGTCAACTATCTTCATTGTTTTCGGGCAGGATAACTTATTTTTATTACGAGAAAAATAGTGctctatttaaaaataaattttttaaaaaatatcatatcTAAACAACAATGTGGTTTGAGCATGTTTGATGTAATAGTTTTAACCAAAGTGATtgcttaaaattattaaataattacattttaaattatttaaatatcaattaaaattgttctaatttaattaaaattatataaattaaaattattataatgtaaaataattaatcaaaattacttaGAACATCTTTACTAATTTCTAAATTAGgcgtttttaaaaatataaaatattttttagaatgaaatgtttttttaatgatattaaaaataaataataattttttttaaaaaatatcctaTTAATTTTACAAATAGATAATCGTAAGGCAAGTTGTGACGTGACGTTTGCGTTCAGTGGCCCATGATCAGTTAAGAgtagacttaaaattatttggaGCAATAATTGTACAAACCATCATCATCTCTTTTTCCCGATTGAAATAATTCTTGTCCTCGTGGTAATGTCTATTGAATGCGATTCTTTCCGATATTTTAtactcaaatttaaaaaacaaataaaatcacGGATAAGAGAGGAGACAGACCATGAAATCACGGCCAAGTCGCAACCAACTCTAAAATTGTGGCCGTACGTCTAGCCGGTCAAGTCACAACCAATTCTAAAATTGTGACCGTCAATTCACGAACTTACGACATTGATAATTTTGTAATGGCATGTTGGCGGTCGCCTAACCACAAGGCCATGACAAAATCGTGGCGATTTTACCGTAACAATGATCTCCACCGTTAGCTTAATTAGGTCGTGGATGCTCATTGTCAAGTCGGAATTTTCTGaagttttgtgttttttttggaaCAAGTTTGTTTCCTCAGAGACACTAAATAAAAGGTTAGACATGTGAATGAAATAAGAGTTTAGTTATATATTGAAAGTTTTAACGTATTATGGTTGATTTAGATTATTGTACATGTATTGATGATGTGAATAGATATATAGGGAGAGATTCTTTCTCATATTTGAATATATAGGAGATGTAAATCTAAGGTCTGAATTTATACTGAATCAAGTTGACTCGTATGTGAGCACGATCTGTGTGCGTCGAATATCAGACCGGTCGAGACAAAATTTGTTCAAACGAATAATATCCAACATTAAATTCATTAATGATGATTCTATGATATCTCGATAATAATAGCGGACATTAAACCCAACATTGAATGGTCATAAGTCAGTCATTTATTACAACCATGGGTGAACCCTCCTATAAAAGGATGCAGTGAGCAagtgcggaagaagaaaaatagagaagtaaaAACAAAAGCAAAAGAATTCCTCCATTACTCGGCGATACGAAACAACAATCTTCTTGACAACCTAGTAACTAGGCCTGACTTTTAAGGCTCACaacttgagattatctgctcccGATTGGAAATATTCCAATCAATCATGGAGAAAGATCAGAGAAATTTACTGggttgaacttcaagaggtggcagcagaataTGCATTTAtacttgaccacgctcaatctggctcagttcttgactgaggaccctcccaagcatgtTGAGATGTTGATGTTTAGACTTTCAATGCAGTGGAGGCATGAATTCATTATGACTTTCTTTGCCGAAAccacatcctcaactgccttatCGACTCGCTGTACACAGTGTATAGCACAAAGAGAATGGTTAAGGAGTTGTAGTAGTCATTAGACAAGAAGTCTAAGATGGAGGATACGGGGGCTAAGAAATTCATTGTGCACTGATtcttggactacaagatggtggTTGACTTCAAGACGATGATTAGTCAAGTATAGGAGCTTTTAGTGATCCTGCACAAGAACTACTCGAAATGTAttgttctgagtgaaaccttctaggTGACTGCTATCATTAAGAAAATATATCATTGCtgcaaggacttcaagaactacctgaagcacaagcgaaaGGAGATAAACATGaaagaactcattgttagacttcgaattgaagaagacaacaaga contains:
- the LOC122025195 gene encoding metal tolerance protein 4-like codes for the protein MEGGENDRAAAEVRTPLLGPAGRMPRKNSVTSMRGEFVSRLPDKVRRGVDLERPFTLDVSQTRDLIEGEKEYYEKQFATLRSFEEVDSLHTKTIDEDKDLEEQAQSEFAIKISNYANIALLALKIYATIRSGSIAIAASTLDSLLDLMAGGILWFTHLSMKSINIYKYPIGKLRVQPVGIIIFAAVMATLGFQVFVQALERLIENTPSEKMTSTQLIWLYSIMLTATFIKLALWLYCRTSGNNIVRAYAKDHYFDVVTNVLGLTAAILGDKYYWWIDPSGAIILAIYTITNWSGTVWENAVSLVGQSAPPEMLQKLTYLVIRHDPKIKRVDTVRAYTFGVLYFVEVDIELPEDLPLKEAHMIGESLQIKIEELPEVERAFVHLDFECDHKPEHNILVKLPSSQP